The Myxococcales bacterium nucleotide sequence CGACCAACGCTTGTTTGCCCTCACCCCGGGCATCGATGATGCGGAGCACCCGGACAATCGTGCCGACGGGGTGAAGTTCATCGAGGCTGGGTTCCTGGGCTCCGGAGTCGCGTTGGGTCGCGAGTAAGATGAATCCGTTGTGCCCAGCGTGGGACAGGGCGGCGAGAGATTTGCGGCGTCCTATCGCGAGGG carries:
- a CDS encoding LON peptidase substrate-binding domain-containing protein; translation: MSDEHDPGQPPDDSSETDASREHEIRGPGDEIFTVPGVLPLIPVRDVVVYPGVTVPLAIGRRKSLAALSHAGHNGFILLATQRDSGAQEPSLDELHPVGTIVRVLRIIDARGEGKQALV